A genomic stretch from Leishmania infantum JPCM5 genome chromosome 23 includes:
- a CDS encoding oxidoreductase-like protein, translated as MSASAPRIGLLGAANIAWRAWAGARANGMSVTRVGCRDVDRGRNFVERVCDALKIDEAAVPAVCSYEELVSAADVDVVYIAIPVKARDHWVRECIKHKKHVVGEKPPATDAEMLRSWIEALDQQNLLYMDGTMLSHGKRVKEVCAAVKQMGGPVKHIFANVTLGGDEAFLTNNIRTNPELEPHGVLGDLGWYCIRYALHLMDFQMPTEVTGRILKQNDKGAIISFIGDMTFQVGGEVAFVSFFVSFEAAFEQTLHITTTEGTLQLDDMCLPMTSRPETEYYEVHNSSYDNVCESHNLHTEVKHTVKGDAPNSQCTELWGDVARILYADGEGVARRLKAKEESSRYWATVSWKTQAVMDKMLESALIGRNAAPAA; from the coding sequence ATGAGTGCATCAGCTCCTCGTATAGGCCTCCTCGGGGCCGCTAACATTGCCTGGCGCGCCTGGGCCGGCGCTCGCGCGAACGGCATGTCGGTCACCCGCGTCGGATGCCGCGATGTCGATAGAGGGCGCAACTTTGTGGAGCGGGTGTGCGATGCGCTCAAGatcgacgaggcggccgtTCCGGCGGTTTGCAGCTACGAGGAGCTTGTGTCTGCTGCGGATGTGGATGTCGTTTACATTGCCATTCCCGTGAAAGCCCGTGACCACTGGGTGAGGGAGTGCATTAAGCACAAGAAGCACGTGGTTGGGGAGAAGCCGCCGGCCACCGATGCTGAGATGCTGCGCTCGTGGATCGAGGCGCTTGACCAGCAGAATCTGCTTtacatggatggcacaatGCTCTCGCACGGCAAGCGGGTGAAGGAGGTGTGCGCAGCAGTGAAGCAGATGGGCGGGCCGGTGAAGCACATCTTCGCCAACGTTACGCTGGGTGGTGACGAGGCCTTCCTGACAAACAACATTCGCACTAATCCAGAGCTGGAGCCGCACGGCGTCCTCGGCGATCTCGGTTGGTACTGCATCCGCTACGCGCTGCACCTCATGGACTTCCAGATGCCGACCGAGGTGACGGGCCGCATTCTCAAGCAGAACGACAAGGGGGCCATCATCTCCTTTATAGGCGACATGACATTCCAGGTCGGGGGCGAGGTGGCTTTTGTgtcttttttcgtttccttcGAAGCAGCCTTTGAGCAGACTCTGCACATCACCACGACAGAGGGCACGCTGCAGCTAGACGACATGTGTCTGCCCATGACAAGCCGCCCCGAGACGGAGTACTACGAGGTGCACAACAGTAGCTACGACAACGTGTGCGAGTCGCACAACCTCCACACCGAGGTGAAGCACACGGTTAAGGGCGACGCACCGAATTCGCAGTGCACGGAGCTGTGGGGTGACGTAGCTAGAATCCTCTAcgcagacggcgagggcgtcgcgcggcggctcaaggcgaaggaggagagctCGCGTTACTGGGCGACGGTGTCGTGGAAGACGCAGGCTGTGATGGACAAGATGCTTGAGTCTGCCCTTATCGGTCGCAacgctgcacctgctgcgtag
- the PRI1 gene encoding putative mitochondrial DNA primase gives MQRLTSARLFKGAFNAGQKRTTNASAGAAAAASRPQALPQPHQASTMTPPAAKAAAAAPQASLTRSASLVAPPSASVPPSGAAAGAAPPMRKKKIIRRIIKRKKASAGAATVETVHHAAAEAVSQPAAPAAPSEPAFAAATGAQPPRRGLAMLNEIRKHPEGSIEEKPHVITEQHSEETATPQKQYHEHTHDHHVESQETEKAHEHHHHHDAVSEKATSSRYKASSAEAETDAAARSDDMYDAIYNNGTSSSRKTAMVKGYRIDEVGALCSSSDAMFARRLPSGGCQFFAWPGTPLPVASSAIVSMPDTIRTVHAVFGRAGTPIDIVMDIDAQVPQEYWTMSKIRVYQRKVLDDVLTPLKEEIEKIGEEIETQVVLQSPNLKKASFHVHTRLKDAAFADFYSLHGFLFRFQDRLPNVDLQIYRPNGMLRMFSCMKENRTSAIIVFDEPKWNIGFPGGKVSDEQAALHSICVRDPSTFSRVLTFEAPRQHNMPAYGGSKGACGDGNEGALRPPQVLLPRTEKEAIENASRWLRQATEVEVGEWRTWIGLGLCAYRVAYQFRNARNLPRPAMAEMLDAWTEASRKCPLKFHSGECEARWAAFDPEKLGSYSDWWSAYKRLGRLEVPMREAMEREAAFAARCASRYQAAPAAEVPLAPEPLQFAAAAGSVTSASRKMKQQKKAFRRA, from the coding sequence ATGCAGCGTCTTACGTCTGCCCGACTCTTCAAGGGAGCATTCAACGCGGGCCAGAAGCGAACCACGAATGCTTCCGCaggcgcggccgcggccgcctcgcgtCCCCAAGCATTGCCTCAGCCCCACCAAGCTTCTACAatgacgccgccggcggctaaggcagccgccgcggcgccacaggCTTCCTTGACCCGCTCTGCATCTCTCGTCGCACCCCCATCGGCATCGGTTCCGCCAtcgggcgcggcggcgggtgcggcgccgccaatGCGCAAAAAGAAAATCATCCGCCGCATCATAAAGCGCAAGAAGGCGAGCGCCGgagccgccaccgtcgagaCTGTGCaccacgcagcagccgaagcAGTCTCTCAGCcggccgcaccggcagcgccgagcGAGCCCGCTTTTGCAGCTGCCACGGGTGCCCAGCCGCCGCGTCGTGGTCTGGCGATGCTGAACGAGATTCGAAAGCATCCGGAAGGTTCCATCGAGGAGAAGCCGCATGTCATTACGGAGCAACACAGCGAAGAGACGGCCACTCCCCAGAAGCAGTACCATGAGCACACACATGACCACCACGTCGAGAGCCAGGAGACTGAGAAGGCTCAtgaacaccaccaccatcatgACGCGGTGAGTGAGAAGGCCACGAGCAGCAGGTACAAGGCTTCATCAGCCGAGGCAGAgacggacgccgccgcgaggagCGACGACATGTATGACGCCATCTACAACAACGGCACGTCGTCATCGCGGAAGACGGCGATGGTGAAGGGCTACCGCATTGATGAGGTCGGTGCGCTATGCAGCTCGTCGGATGCCATGTTTGCCCGACGTCTCCCGTCCGGCGGGTGCCAGTTCTTCGCATGGCCTGGTACGCCGCTGCCCGTGGCAAGCTCGGCGATTGTGTCGATGCCGGACACGATCCGCACTGTGCATGCCGTCTTTGGCCGCGCCGGAACGCCGATCGACATTGTGATGGATATCGACGCTCAGGTGCCGCAGGAGTATTGGACAATGTCGAAGATTCGCGTCTATCAGCGCAAGGTGCTAGATGACGTGCTGACTCCGCTGAAGGAGGAGATTGAGAAGATTGGCGAGGAGATCGAGACACAGGTTGTGCTGCAGTCACCGAACCTGAAGAAGGCGTCCTttcacgtgcacacgcgacTGAAGGATGCGGCCTTCGCAGACTTCTACTCCCTCCACGGATTTCTCTTCCGCTTTCAGGATCGACTCCCGAATGTCGACCTACAGATTTATCGGCCGAACGGCATGCTACGCATGTTCAGCTGCATGAAGGAGAACCGCACGAGCGCCATCATCGTCTTTGACGAGCCCAAGTGGAACATCGGCTTTCCGGGCGGGAAGGTGAGCGACGAGCAGGCGGCGTTACACTCCATCTGCGTGCGCGACCCGTCCACGTTCTCGCGCGTGCTTACCTTCGaggcaccgcggcagcacaACATGCCCGCGtacggcggcagcaagggagcgtgcggcgacggcaacgaAGGTGCCCTCCGGCcgccgcaggtgctgctgccacggacggagaaggaggcaaTTGAGAACGCGTCTCGATGGCTGCGGCAGGCGACGGAAGTAGAGGTGGGAGAGTGGCGCACGTGGATCGGCCTGGGGCTGTGCGCCTACCGTGTGGCCTACCAATTCCGCAACGCCAGGAATCTGCCTCGGCCGGCCATGGCAGAGATGCTCGACGCGTGGACGGAGGCAAGCCGCAAGTGCCCTCTCAAGTTCCACAGTGGCGAATGCGAGGCGCGCTGGGCCGCCTTCGACCCCGAGAAGCTTGGCAGCTACTCCGACTGGTGGTCAGCGTACAAGCGCCTCGGTCGCTTAGAGGTGCCGATGCGCGAAGCCATGGAACGTGAGGCCGCGTTTGCCGCGCGGTGCGCCTCACGCTATCAGGCTGCTCCGGCAGCTGAAGTGCCCCTCGCACCAGAGCCGCTGCAattcgccgctgccgctggaagcgtgacgtcggcgtcgcgcaAGATgaagcagcagaagaaggcGTTCCGTCGAGCTTAG
- a CDS encoding ERG10: MFRSSLTHRQAAPRVFIVGGHITPFVGKGSKLFIDKKHPDFGKKQNMTLEEILATTVQHTIGNTGLNGKEDIVDQVVVGNFLGELFSSQGHLGPAAIGSLTYGQAGAKNPLMYKPAMRVEGACASGGLAVISATNALKAGSADIALAVGVEVQTTATARVGGDYLARAADYQRQRKLDDFTFPCLFAKRMKYIAEHNHFTMEDTARVAAKAYANGNRNPLAHMHTRKLSFEQCNGEDPSNVKFLGNETYKEYLRMTDCSQVSDGGAGVVLANEEGLKKMGLSPNDSRLVEIKSIACAVSNLYEDPDDACCMFTSRQAAQKALSMANVKPSDLNVAEVHDCFTIAEMLMYEALGIAEYGHAKDLIRNGETTLEGRIPVNTGGGLLSFGHPVGATGIKQVMEVYRQMKGQCGAYQMKKIPALGATLNMGGDDKTAVSAVLQNI, translated from the coding sequence ATGTTCCGCTCTAGCTTGACGCACCGGCAGGCGGCGCCCCGCGTGTTCATCGTGGGAGGCCACATCACCCCGTTCGTGGGCAAGGGCAGCAAGCTCTTCATTGACAAGAAGCATCCAGACTTTGGCAAGAAGCAAAACATGACGCTCGAGGAGATCCTCGCCACGACAGTGCAGCACACGATAGGGAACACCGGCCTCAACGGCAAGGAGGACATTGTAGACCAAGTGGTTGTCGGCAACTTCCTCGGCGAGCTCTTCTCGAGCCAGGGTCACCTCGGCCCGGCGGCGATCGGTAGCCTCACTTACGGTCAAGCCGGTGCGAAAAACCCGCTAATGTACAAGCCCGCCATGCGTGTCgagggcgcgtgcgcgtctggCGGTCTCGCCGTCATATCGGCGACGAACGCCCTCAAAGCCGGCTCGGCCGACATCGCCCTCGCCGTTGGTGTCGAGGTGCAAACGACGGCGACCGCGCGCGTTGGTGGCGACTACCTCGCCCGTGCCGCGGACTaccagcgccagcgcaagCTGGACGACTTCACATTCCCGTGCTTGTTTGCCAAGCGCATGAAGTACATTGCCGAACACAACCATTTCACAATGGAGGACAcggcgcgcgtggcggccaAGGCGTACGCCAACGGCAACAGGAACCCTCTCGCCCACATGCACACCCGCAAGCTATCGTTTGAGCAGTGCAACGGCGAGGACCCGAGTAACGTGAAGTTTCTCGGCAACGAGACTTACAAAGAGTACCTGCGCATGACGGACTGCTCGCAGGtgagcgacggcggtgccggcgtcgTTCTGGCCAACGAGGAGGGCCTCAAGAAGATGGGCCTTAGCCCGAACGACAGTCGCCTCGTCGAGATCAAGTCGATCGCTTGCGCCGTGAGCAACCTTTACGAGGACCCCGATGATGCATGCTGCATGTTCACCTCCCGCCAGGCAGCGCAGAAGGCGCTGTCGATGGCAAACGTAAAGCCGTCGGACCTCAACGTCGCAGAGGTGCACGACTGCTTCACGATTGCCGAGATGCTCATGTACGAGGCGCTCGGGATCGCCGAGTACGGTCACGCGAAGGACCTCATCCGCAACGGTGAAACGACGCTCGAGGGCCGCATCCCTGTTAACACCGGTGGcggcctcctctcctttggCCACCCggtcggcgccaccggcatCAAGCAAGTCATGGAGGTCTACCGGCAGATGAAGGGGCAGTGTGGGGCTTACCAGATGAAGAAGATTCCGGCCCTCGGCGCGACGCTGAACATGGGTGGTGATGACAAGACGGCTgtgtcggcggtgctgcagaacATCTGA
- a CDS encoding putative acetyl-CoA synthetase, translating into MSSKVVSSPVTPNSPLSVSQHVCDFKRVLDSNVVEPTEANGKKSHVGPHLGSRMRIYEYSIEHNDAFWAEIARRDFYWKTTWPDDQHVKSYNFDKSKGPIFVKWFEGAVTNVCYNALDRHLPAHKDRVCFYFEGNDPSVTEAVTYGSMYTRVVELANVLKYQYGIAKGDRVGLYLPMIPFAAVAMLACARIGAVASVIFGGFSAQAIVTRVTDCSPKLIITADASSRGDKPILLKTIADQALDDCSVLGCNVPCLVFENMNRQSCKMKEGRDTWYGDALARLTPEQHEECPVEWMDAEDVLFLLYTSGSTGKPKAIVHTTAGYMVYASTTFMYSFDYHMDDVYFCTADIGWITGHSYVVYGPMIHCATSVLFEGVPNYPDYSRWWQLVEKYKVSILYTAPTAIRSLMQAGDDYVKVGNRSTLRVLGSVGEPINVEAWKWLRDVGGEGHCDVSDTWWQTETGGHMITPMPGCTPMKPGSATLPFFGVQPVILDPMKLHEKQGPAEGLLAIRAPWPGMARTIYGDHARFEKTYFGVDGYYMTGDGARRDSDGYYWITGRVDDVLNVSGHRIGTSEIEDAVNTHPAVVESAVVGFPHNIKGEGIYVFLTFRQGTEVTPELLAAVKATVRKVIGPLATPDVLHPAQEGLPKTRSGKIVRRILRKIATHNDDDLGDTSTLADPTVVEALKRSRAKWVDEK; encoded by the coding sequence ATGAGCAGCAAAGTCGTCTCCAGTCCGGTGACTCCGAACAGCCCGCTGTCAGTCTCGCAGCATGTATGCGACTTCAAGAGGGTGTTGGACTCGAACGTTGTGGAGCCGACAGAGGCGAACGGGAAAAAGTCGCACGTCGGCCCCCACCTCGGCTCTCGCATGCGCATCTACGAGTACTCCATCGAGCACAATGACGCCTTCTGGGCCGAAATTGCACGGCGCGACTTCTACTGGAAGACGACCTGGCCGGATGACCAGCACGTCAAGTCGTACAACTTCGACAAATCCAAGGGCCCCATCTTTGTGAAGTGGTTCGAGGGCGCCGTGACGAACGTCTGCTACAACGCGTTGGACCGCCACCTGCCGGCGCACAAGGATCGCGTGTGCTTTTACTTTGAAGGCAACGACCCGAGTGTGACGGAAGCAGTCACGTACGGCAGCATGTACACGAGGGTGGTGGAGCTGGCGAACGTGCTGAAGTACCAGTACGGTATTGCAAAGGGCGACCGCGTTGGCCTGTATCTACCCATGATCCCGTTCGCTGCGGTGGCCATGCTCGCCTGCGCCCGCATCGGTGCGGTGGCCAGTGTCATCTTTGGCGGATTTTCGGCTCAGGCGATCGTGACTCGTGTCACGGACTGCAGCCCGAAGCTCATCATCACTGCTGACGCGTCCTCTCGCGGTGATAAGCCGATTCTGCTCAAGACAATCGCGGACCAGGCCCTGGACGACTGCAGCGTCCTTGGGTGCAACGTCCCGTGTCTCGTATTCGAAAACATGAACCGTCAATCCTGCAAGATGAAGGAAGGCCGAGATACCTGGTACGGCGATGCCTTAGCCCGACTGACGCCGGAGCAGCACGAGGAGTGCCCGGTGGAGTGGATGGACGCGGAGGATGTGCTGTTCCTGCTCTACACCTCCGGCAGCACAGGGAAACCCAAAGCCATCGTGCACACGACGGCGGGCTACATGGTGtacgcctccaccaccttcaTGTACAGCTTCGACTACCACATGGACGACGTGTACTTCTGCACGGCTGATATTGGCTGGATCACAGGCCACAGCTACGTCGTGTATGGTCCGATGATCCACTGCGCCACGTCGGTGCTGTTCGAGGGTGTGCCGAACTACCCCGACTACTCGCGCTGGTGGCAGCTCGTCGAGAAGTACAAGGTGTCCATCCTCTACACCGCGCCCACCGCGATCCGCTCCCTCATGCAGGCCGGCGACGACTACGTCAAGGTGGGCAACCGCAGCACCCTGCGTGTGCTGGGCTCTGTCGGCGAGCCGATCAACGTGGAGGCGTGGAAGTGGCTGCGCGAtgtcggcggcgagggccACTGCGATGTGTCGGACACGTGGTGGCAGACCGAGACGGGCGGCCACATGATTACACCGATGCCGGGCTGCACCCCCATGAAACCCGGTAGTGCAACGCTGCCGTTCTTCGGTGTCCAGCCGGTTATTCTCGACCCCATGAAGCTGCATGAGAAGCAGGGCCCCGCGGAGGGCCTGCTCGCCATTCGCGCGCCGTGGCCTGGTATGGCCCGCACCATCTACGGTGACCACGCACGCTTTGAGAAAACCTACTTTGGCGTGGACGGGTACTACATGACAGGCGACGGTGCTCGCCGCGACTCGGACGGCTATTACTGGATCACGGGCCGCGTCGATGACGTGCTGAACGTGAGCGGGCACCGCATCGGCACCAGCGAGATCGAAGACGCCGTCAACACCCACCCGGCCGTGGTGGagagcgccgtcgtcggcttCCCTCACAACATCAAGGGTGAGGGCATCTACGTCTTCCTTACGTTCCGCCAGGGGACGGAGGTGACGCccgagctgctggcggcggtgaaggcgacTGTGCGCAAGGTGATTGGCCCGCTGGCCACGCCGGACGTGCTTCACCCCGCGCAGGAAGGACTGCCCAAAACGCGCTCCGGCAAGATTGTGCGCCGCATCCTGCGCAAGATCGCCACgcacaacgacgacgacctgGGCGACACCTCGACCCTGGCAGACCCCACCGTcgtggaggcgctgaagcgctCGCGTGCGAAGTGGGTGGATGAAAAGTAG